Genomic segment of Syntrophus gentianae:
TGACCTCTTCAACGTCATCAACAATTCCTCCAAGCTCCTCGTCGCCCTGGATGCGGGATTCGAGGATGACCTGCCGACAGCCGGAACCTATACCTTCGATGTCAACGGCACGCCGATCCCGGTGCCGGTCAAGGACGGCGTCAAAACGCTTTTGAAGCTCCTTGTGGCGGAGGATGCGGACCCCAATGGCCTGAAAGCCGTTCTTTCCCTGCCCGTCACGCCGGCCAACACGGTCACGATCAAGGTTTTCAAGGGAACCGCCCTCCAGGAGGAGTTCTCCGAACTGGTCATGAACCCCGACAGCGACAATTATTTGCCCTATGTCCTGCTGACGCGCAGCAAGCTGCTCCGTGTCACGCCGGAAAGCTCCTTCGCGGCGGGGAAGACCCTGCCGGTTGCCACCAATGGTCCTGTGACCTTCACCGACGGGACTTCTCCTTCCGTATCCGCCGTCAGTTCCGCCATTGACCTGCTGGCTGACGACACCCGCATCGATCTGGTCTGTGCGGCCATCGAACCGTCACGGACGGATGCCGACACGGCGACGATTCACCAGGCCCTCCTTTCCCATGCCGTTTCCATGTCGGACAACGGCGCGCCCCGCATCGCCTTTGGTTCGGTCACCGCCGGCGAGGCAGCCAATCTCGACAAGATCAAGGACCACGCCTCCGCGGTGCGCAACCGGCGGTTTGTCCTCGCCGCCCCGCCTCAGGCCGAGGGGCTGCTGGCGGGCATGGTCGGACGGATGGATGTGCAGGAATCCCCGACCTTCAAGACGATTCCCCTCCATGGGATGTCGGCCGCATCCTACCGGGAAAGCGAGCTGAACCGGCTGCTGGGATCGACCATCAATCTCTGCGTGGTTCAGGAACGGGCGGGACGGGGCATCGTCGTCCTCAAGGGGATCAACACCATCGGCGATCAGATTTCCGTGACGCGCGTCGCCGACAAGGCCATCCGGGAAACCAAGGCCATTGCGGAGAATTTCATCGGCATCCTCAACTCCGAAGAGGCCCGCATTGCCCTGAAACAGCAGCTGGTCGCAACCTTCCTGCGCATGGAGCGAGAGGGGGCCATCGTCCCCTCCACGGACGGCAAGGACCCGGCGTTTATCGTGGATGTCTATTCGACGCAGCAGGATTTCGCCCAGGGCATCGTCCGCATCGATATCGCGGTCCGGCCTGTTCGCGCCATCGACTACATCTATGCGACTCTTCGCGTGAAAAACTAGGAATAAAAGGAGATTTCTATGCCTACACTCTTTGCAGCCAACGAAAGCGTCGTGCTCATCAACGGCCAGGCGATCGAAGGCGTTCAGGCGATCGAATATCGCAATGTCCAGCAGCGGGAAAATGTCTTTGCCGTGGGAAACGCCGAACGTATCGGCCAGATCGCCGGACCGATGTGGGTCGAAGGCCGGATCAAGGTCAACTCGACGGCGCCGTCGATCAACGCCATTTCGGGCGATACGGTCTTTCAGGTAACCGCCCAGCTCAAGCACGGCGCGACCAGCATGACGTTGTCCTTCGACGATTGTTACCTGACGGAAAAAACGTTCGAGATGGGCGTGGGAAGCGTGGGAAGCTCCGTGTACACCTTCAGTGCGACCCGCATCCGCGAGGAAATCGCCTCCTCTTAGTTTTTTAGGCTTTTTGGCAGGAGGGAAGACATGCCGCTGATTTTCGCACCGGAATCCGGCGAAGCGATTATTGGATCGGAACGGATCTCCTTTGTTCCCCTTGGCGATGACGGATCGATCCGGATAGAGGGCCGTCCCGGTTCGATCATCCGTCCGCTTTGCTTCGGAGAACGGACCCGACTTCTGATCGACGCCCTGCAAGCCGACGATCCCCTTGCCTTCTGCTCCGATCTTCTGGTCCATGCGGCAACGAATTCCCCGGCTGCTGCCCTCTCGCCCGGGGTAAAAGTGCTGGCCCTGATGCTTGCCGGGGGTAATATCGAGGCTCCCTCCCTTTCCCGGACCGTCGCCGTCGTTGCCGAGGCGACGGGATGGCCACCGGAAATCATCAATGCAAAAACAGCCATCGAAATTGACCGGATGGCCTTCGATCTTACCACGCTGAATCCGGGCTGGAACAGGATCGTCTTTCCCCGACAGGGAGCGGACGATGCGGAGGCGATCATCAGTGAACTGGTAACCGATTTACTGAACCGGACCGATGAGGCCATGATCCGGCTTGTAGAAGAGGGCATAACCCAAACCGCAGACCCCGAAGGAAGAGAAAGAGCTATTCGGATGAGAGAAAGGGAAGGTCAGCCTGCGCCGGCCGATTTTCCCTCGGATCAATTCGCGGGCGTTTCACGGATACCGGCGGCACATCCGGGACAATCCTCGTCTCGCTCTCTAACCGGCGGGAACGTTTTTCCCCCGGAGCCCCATGAAAAGTCTCTGTCCGTTCATTCATCTGCAACTCCACATTCCGTTCGCCTGAGCAGGCAAAGCGTTGATTCCCAGGATTTTGCTTTGCGCCGGCATCGCGAGCCTTTTGAAGAAAGGGGACTCCCCGGACGAACCAACATGGAAAGCGCCGGAGGTTTCGTTGGGGATAGCCGGGAGGATGCTTTGTCCCCATCTGCAGGAAAAATTCCCGGCAGGGGGATATTTGCGGTAGAGGCCAAGGATAACGGACCGGATGTTCAACGGACGGACAGGAGAGGATTCGCTCCCCCGGCAGCAGCCCTCCGGACCGAAGGGGTGTCGGCAACTGGAGTGTTGGACAGAAATCCGCTGCAACGGGCGGAATTCGAAACTGTCCCAAAAGAGAACGGCCTTAAACCGGAGAGTCGGGGTCTTTCCCGGCCAGCCCCCCCTGCTTCCGGAAATCAAACGGGGGCAGGTAGAGAGCAGGAAGGGTTCCCGGATGGGAACAGGGAAGAAAAGGGAAGTTACGCCGGCTTAGCGACGGAGAGATTCTCCCCTTCCATGGGTTCCCAGGGAATTCTCAAAACGCCTGTCGCCGGTTCAGCCCCTCTTTCTTTCTATGCCGAGACAGATCGGGATCGGGGAAAGGATATCCTCTCCTCCCTGGATGACCTGGACCTGGCAGCCCTGGCCGACGAAATCGGCCGCCTGCTCGCTGCGGAAGCGGATCTGCGGGGGATTGACTGATGCCGGACACCGCCCCTTCAAGACCCGTCCCGCTGCTCGGGGAGATTTCTCTCGACTATGTGCAGCATATCGAACACCACATTGAAGGCGGCTATCTCTCCAGCGTCATCCCCGGCCTCGAGGGGGAGCTGCAGCAGCGGGTCGCCCGCCCGTCTCATCGCGTGACCATCCGGGGCCTGCTCTACGGAGATTCCGCCGCGGATTCGCTCTCTTCGCTCCAGGAGGCGGCGCAGAACGGAGAGGAACTGACCTTCTCGGCGGACATCACCTCCGCCCTGGACATCCAGGATGTGGTCATCGACGGGTTTTTCTGCGCCCAGGAAGTGGCCACGCCCGGCCGGTATTCCTATGAGATCCGTCTGGTGGAGAGTCCCCCGCTGCCCCCGCCGGCGCAGATTTCCGGTTTCGGCGGGCTGGACGATTTCGGTCTGGGCGACCTGGGCTTCGACACGGACATCATGGGGGACCTGACGGATCTGGCGGGAGACCTCTCCGGCGCCCTGGAAGACGCCCTGGGCGTGCTGGATGCCCTCGGCGGCCTGGCCGGTCTGGACGGACTGAGTGTCGGCGGAATTCTGCAGCCCATGCAGGATGCGGGCAACAGCGTTTCACTGCTGGCATCGGACTTCAAGGATTCCCTGTCCTCCCTGGGCGACCTCTTCCGCAGGTAGGGGAAGACGACAAAGACGTATACCGGGGCGTTGAGCAACAGATAGAAACGCCGGCGACAAGGGCGTATTCTCATGGATCTTAAATGACGGCAAAGGAAGGTTGAAGGCGGAAGCAGATGACATTTCCCGTGGGCATATCCCTGACGTTGGGCAATAATCGCTACGATTCGCATGTGCGGCGGCTCCGCGTCAGTTTGTCCCTTCTTCCCGGCGTGAACAGCGCCATCGCCGTCCTGCCGTCATCCGTCTCCTTTTCCGCCGCGACGGGCGAGAATGCGATCGTTGAGTTGACTGCGGGAGATACGACGGAAACGGTTCTCACGGGAACGGTCAAGGCGATCGAGCGGTCTTTGACGGCCATCACGGTGACTTTGAGCGACGGGTCCGCCGATCTGCACGCCTATCGGCCGGCCACGACCTACGAAGGACAGACCAGCGGGCAGATCCTCCAGGCCCTGGCGGGCGATGCCGGCCTGTCGACGGGGCGGATCGATGCCAGCCTCGATCTGGCGGCCTACGTCGCCGAACAGAACCGGACGGCGGGCGAACATGCGGCCCTCCTGGCGCGGCTGTCGGGCTGCCTGGCCTATGTCAACTGCGACAACGAGCTGGCCGCGCCGAAGATCAGCGATTCCGCCGACGGGGCCCTGCGCTACGGACGGGATATTCTGGTCTATCAGGTTCAGGAACGGAAGAAAGACCGGCCGGATTGCGTGGCGATCGGCAACGGCCCGGCCGGATCGGGAAGCGCCCCCGATGTTCTTCGCCAGACGGTTGCCACCCTGCCGTCCAATGCGCAGTCACCCGGGGCGACGACACGCTGGCAGCCTTATGCCTTTCTGCGGACGCCGTCGGCGGCTTCCGATGCCGGCGACGCCCTAAACGGCGAAGAGGGCCGGAGACTTTCCCGTGCTGAAGGGCACTGCCTGCTCAGTCCCCAGCTTCGCCTCGGTTCCGTCCTGGAGATTTCCGATTCGCCGGACGGGTTAAGCTCCGGCCCCTGGATTGTGACCGGCATTCTTCACGAGGTGCACCCCTCCGGCCGCAGCCGGACGACTTTCCGGGGTGAATCCGCAGGAGGGAGCGGCGGATTGGACGGCCTTGCCGGAGGGTTACTGTAACATGAGCGCCATCCTCTACGACAGCATCGCCCGGATTGCCCGCCACGAGGCGAATGCCCGGGCCATCGCCGGAATCGGCGTCGTCACCCAGGCTTACGGCGCCGACAGCAGCACAAAAGATTATGCCGTGGATGTCAAGATGCGCGATACGGGCATCCTGCTACCCCGGGTCCCCATCGCCGTCAATGCCACGGGATTTGCCGCCCTGCCGGCGGTGAACGATCTGGTGGTCGTCCTCTTCGTCAACGGGGACATGAACGGAGGGGTCGTCGTCGGCCGGCTCTATTCCCCGGACCTGGAGCCGCCCGAGAATGCCGACGGCCAGATCGTCCTTCGCCTGCCGCCGGGCGACAGCGACCCGAAAATCAACCTGGAGCTGAAATGGGATCCGCCTTCTCTCTCGCTCAAGGTGGACAGCGACGTGGCCATTGAATGCGTAAAGGACAAGGTTGAGGTAAAAGTCGGCGATCTCAAGGCGACCCTGACCTCTGCCGGCGGCGGCCGGGCGGAAATCGCCGCCGGGGGATCGACCCTGACGCTGAAAAAGGATGGGGAAATCTCCATCTCCTCCCAGGGCGACCTGAAACTCAGTGGGGTCAATATCGAGATTGCGGCCCAGGGGAGCATGAAAATCAAAGGGGCAAAGGTGGATATCAACTAATGGGAATGCCGGCAGCAAACGCACAGAGTATGGCCGTAGCCGTGGATACGCACATCGTCATGGTTCCGTCCCCGGGAGGACCGGTACCGACGCCGCTGCCCCATGCCTTCAACGGCACGGTAAACGGCGGGACGATTGCGACGGTCTCCATCGGCGGACAGCCCGCAGCCGTGAAGGGGTCGACGGCCACGAATTCGCCGTCCCATCTTCCCACGCCTCCAGGGACGGGGTTTCAGAAGCCCCCGGCCAATTCAGGCGAGGTCTTTCTGGGAAGCGCCACCGTCTTTATCGGGGGGAAGGCGGCGGCACGAAGCGGCGACAGCGTGAAAACCTGCAACGATCCCTCCGATCTGCCCGTCGGTCAGATTGTCGCCGCCGGGACGGTATTTATCGGCTGAACTTAGAAAAGGGAAAGGCGAACTGCGAAAAATGAAGGATATGCTCGGCAAGGACATCTGTGTCCTCCCTTATATGACCGCCCATGACGCGGCGGAAGTCGACTTTGCCGTCGTCAGCAGGCCCGACACCTCCAGGAAGGCCCCTAGCGGGTCCTCCCTGGACGATATCGCCGTCGTGGAGGAACGGCGCAATCTCGCCCAGGCGATCATCCTGCGGCTCCTGACGCCCAAAGGCTCCCTGGCATCCCTGGGACATGCCGCCTACGGCTCCCGCCTGACCGAACTCATCGGAAGGCCGAAGACAAAGGCCATCCGTAATCTGTGCCGCCTGTACGTCCTGGAAACGCTGGCCCAGGAGCCCCGGATCGAACCGAAGGCGGTCTCCTTCCAGTTTGACGAGACGGCGGAATCGATCGACAACCTGGTCTTCACCTGCCAGGTGAAACCCCTGAACAGCCAGGACCCCCTCGCCATTTCTCTTGAGGTATCCCTATGAGTTTTCTGCCCCGTACGTACGAAGAGATTGTCCGCGACCTTTTGACCACCCTGACCTCGGGAACTGTCCGGGAGCAGGTCAAGGTCCTGGATACCGGTGGACAGCGCGTTACGGAAAAGCTTTCCTCCCGTCCCGTGCGACGCGTTTCCTTTGTGGAAGAAATCCGGACCGATGAGCAGGGGAAAAAGACGAAGATCCGTTATACGGCGGCCGACTACGAACTCATCGCCTCCGACGGCTCGGAAAGCAATCTCGACACGATCCGTTTTCGTAAGGGAAAGCAGCAGCCGGACATGGCTTCGACCCTCTCGGTCAACTACTACCCCGTCTCGGCCGAGTCGACGCCGCTGACGGATCTCAATGTCGGCTCCGTTGTCCGCACCCTGATGGAAACCTTCGCCCGGGAGCTGGCCCTGAGCGATCTGTCCCTCGACTACATCTACAAGTCCGGCTACCTCGAAACCGCCACCGGCCCTTCCCTGGACAAGGTGGTCGCCCTGATGGGCGTTCAGAGGCTGCCGGCGGGATATCCAACCGTCAAGGTCCGTTTTTCCCGCAACGCCGCCAGTCCCGGCCAGATCACGATCCCCGCCGACACGGCCATCGTCGACGCCAAGAACAACCGCTACCTGACCCTGGAGGCCCTCGTTCTCGAACCCTATGAGAGCAGCCGCGAGGTCCTGGCCGCCGGAGAAAAACCGGGAACGGGAGAGGTCGCCGCCGGAGAACTCAACCGTCTCGAAACCATCATCGCGGGCATCGCGGAAGTGACCAATGTCAAGGAATCCTCCAAGAGCAGCGCCGCCGAAAGCGACGAAGACCTGCGCCGCCGGGCTGCCGGTGCGCTCCACGGGGTGATGCGCGGCACGGTCAACGCCCTGCAGTACGGGCTCCTGAACATCCCGGGCGTCAAAAGCGTCAATGTCGTGGAATTTCCCAACGACATCGCCGGCGAAGTGCGGGTGGAGGTCTCCTACAGTGAAGATACGCCGGAGGTGCGCAAACTGGTGGACGATCGGATCGGGGAACTCCGTCCCGCGGGCATCCGGGTTATTTCGGGCGAAGCGGCGAAAAAGCCCCTGGAGGTGCAGATCGACCTGACCTTGACGGGCAAGGGCGTTTCGCAGTCTGAACTGGGCGCCCTCAAGACCTCCACGGAGACGGCCATCGCAAAATACCTGGCAGATCTCCCCCCCGGCGGTTCCGCGCGTCAGGCCCGCATGTCGGCCCTTCTCCTCGCCGACGCGAGGATCGCCGACGCCAAAGTGCGGCTGATCGTCCCGGGCAAGGAGGCGCAGGAGAATCTTTCCCTGGAAAGCAATGAAGTCTTCGAGGTCAAGAAGCCCTTTACCTTTGCCCAGGTCGTCGCCGAAGAGCAGGCCGCAGCGCAGGCGGTCAGCAGCAAGGCGACCTTCTACCTGCCGCTCCACCTGGTTGCAGGCGTCACCGAGGCCCAGGCGCAGAGCGCCCTCGAGACCGCGCTGACGGCCTATCTCGCGAGCCGGGGTCCCTCGGCGCCGGTTTCCGTCGATACTCTGGCTGCTTCGATCCGGGACGATTCGCGGTATGCCCTGGTGCGGGATGAGGCCACGATCACGATCGAAAAGGGCGACACCTTTATGCAACTGGCCGACGCCCAGGGCCAGTATGTCCCCGCTGCCGGGGAAACAATGGAAAAACAGGCCGTTAACCTGGATATCCGGGAGGGAGGCGTCTGAAAATGGCCCATCTCGACGACATGACCGACCGGATGCCGCAGCTCTACCGTGACGGAGAAATCCTCCGGGGAGTCCTGATGCAGCCCGCCGTGCAGCTGGAGATCCTCGACGAACTGGGGCGCATCATCGCCCATAGTCACTGGTTCGATGCGGCCTGGGAGCGGGAGGATGTGGTCCGGCTGGCGCGTCTCCTCGATATCGAAGCCCAGCCCTGGCAGGATGTCGATGAATTCCGCGCCTGGGTCCATTCTCTCCGCAACGCCTGGCTCCGCAAGTCGGGAAGCGTGACCGTCTCCGGCCTGCAGTCCTTCGTGAAGGAGTACGTGGAGCGCTATTCCCGGGCCGCCGCAATCTCGGCCGTCCCGCCCCTGACCCAATGGAGAGATGCTCCCGATCCGTCCGCGGCGGCCTTTATCGAGAATCCGGGACTCAGGAGAATCCTGCCTGCGGGGCCTTCGGCTCTTCAACCCCTGGCGCTCTTTACCGTAACCAATCGCGGCCTCTATCCCGTCCCCTTGCGGTTCCTGCTACGGAATCTTTCAGGCGCCCCGGAATACGTGCCGCTGATCGCCAATGTCACGACAGGCCAGGCCCTGATCTACAAGGGGACGATCGGCCAGGGGGAACGGCTGTGGATCGATATCGCAAAGGACGGCACCGCAACGGCCACCTTCGAGGACCGCGAGGTCAGCGACCGCCTCGTGTCCATCGCCGATTTTTCGCCGGGTACCCCCTTCGAGAGCAGCGCCATCCTTTCCCCCGCCCGGGCGATGATCCTGAACCGGGGGGAAAATACGCTCTGGTTCTTCCCCTGCGCCCTTTTCGACGAACAGGGGCTGGACCGGTACCTCTCGGCCCTGGCGGCCCTGAACATTTCCCAGGGAGTCTTTGATTCGAGTGCCTTCGATTCGAGCCTCTTCAGCCAGGATGCCCTCGTGCAGATTTTCGTGGCCTACGAGGAGGCGCAACCGGCCGGCTTTTCCATCGAGCTGCCCGCCGGCCTGATGCTCTCCGAGGCGGGGCAGCTCGAAGAAGCCCTGGAAAAACGGGAAACCCTCGGCTCCTCCCTCCAGGAAGGGGTGGACAAGCTGAAAGCGGCGGGCGTCCAGGGCAAGGTGACGCTCCTGGAACTGCAGGAAGTTCAGTTCCAGCGGGATTATCTCAAGGACTCCATGCCCAAGCGCTTCAAGTCCGCGGGACCGACGGGGACGGACCAGGAACCGGCCATCGGGGCCATTTTTGAAAAGACCGGATTAAACTACTCCATTTTCCATTGAGGGAAGATTATGCAGGGAAAAGTTCGAATGCTCCTTCTGGACGCGCAGGGGAACCCCCTTGCGGAACGTAATTCAAAAAACTCGGTGATGCGCGGGGGCGGAGAACTGATCGCCCGCCTCTTCGCCGGACAGGGATCGCCCATTACCCACATGGCCGTGGGGACCAGCGATGCGGCGACGCCGGACGATTTTTCCCTCGCCGGGTTGAAAAACGAGGCCGTCGGCGAGATCCCGGCCCTGACGGGGGAAACCGATGTGGAGCTGGCCGCGACGGCCTTTTCCATCGCGGTCAATGCCGAAAAACGCCTCGTCACGGTGAAGATCCGGGGGACGATGCCCAACGCCTCCGCCGTGGGCACGATCCGCGAGGCGGGCCTGCTCTCGAAGGGCGAAGGCGGCACGGTCCTCTACAACCGGGTGACCTTTGCGCCGCTGACCAAGGGCAACGACCACGAACTGACGCTGTTCTGGGACGTTTCTTTCCCCTACGGCGATCTCCAGTGGTTTTAAGCAGATAAACAGAAAAGTTTTCTCCGATTAAGGAAAACGTAAAAAGGAGTGTCCCTATGGCATCGTTTCAATTCAAAATGACGGGGTTTCCGGCTGCCAACCGCGACGCGGTGATTCAGCTGGTCAACGAATCGACGGGGAAAACGGTAGAGCGCAAACCCTTTCTCGACGGGACCCTGACGGTCGCGGACCTCGATGACGGCTACTACCAGATGAAGGTGGTCCACCCTAACCTGGTGAATCCCATCGTCCAGAAGCGGATTCGGCTTTTCCCGCAGATTCCCCCCACGGTGGTGCCCATCCCGATTCCCGAAACCCTCTTCAAGGACGCCCCCATCCGCGATATCCCCGATGCGGATCTGACGCCTGTGCAGCAGGCGGCGGCCACGGTCAAGGGGCAGCTGGGGCCCATCGGCAGCAAGACGCCGGGGGAGGCCATCAAGAGCGCCGACTGGAACCTGCTGGTCAACGGCGTGGCCGATCTCGCCAATGCCGTGGCGCAGCTCACACAGCTCGTCTCGCCCCGGGGCCACGATCATCCGGAAATCGCAGAGAAGATCGCCGAGGTCCAGGGCAACATCCGGCGCTTCGCCGAGGCCTTCGGCAAGTCCCTCGTGGAGCTGCAGCGGGAAATCGAGACGGAGAACCTGGACCGGAAGGTCGACAATGTCCTCGATGCGGCGGAGGCCTCGCAGGCCATCCGGGACCGGGTCAAGGGGCGGATTAACGAACTCAAGGACATGGTTCAAACCGATACGACGATCTTCACGAACAAGCTGGCCAATGCGGGCAGCTTCCTGCTGACGGAAATCAACGAAATGGCCGTCGCCAAGGGCGACAAGGCCGGGGAGTTCCTCAACACCGAATCCGTCAAGAACACCATCGCCGTGGCGACCCAGTATTCCGATACCGGCGCGGTGACGACGACGGAGCAGGAAATTTCCACTTACCGCAAGACAACCGCTACGGGCGGCAGCAAGCTGGGAACGCTCATCGGCGCGGCAAAAGGCGGGGGAGGTAAATAATGGCGACGGCTTCCAACCTGGACCGCCTCAAGGCGCTCCTTGAGCTGCTGGACCCCCTTTCTCAGGTCAAGCCGGGACAGCCCGTGACGGCAGAGGCCTGGAATACCCTGGTGTCGGTCCTGCTGGAGGTGACCCGGAATATCCTGACCCACGAGCAGGACGAAACGGTGCCGCCCCACACCCACGAAGAGCAGGTGGCCCTGAGCTGGCTCAATACCCGCCTCCGCTCCCTCGTGGAGAGCGGCCCCCTGGCCGATCCGTCGGCGGTGCGGCGGATGCTGCTGCTGGAACGCAAGGTGGATGAGGTCGGCGGCCGCGCCGATGAAGCCCACCGCAATCTCGGCGAAGTGCGGACACGCCTGTCCGAAGTGGCGACCCGCGATCTCGTGCGGGAAGCGACCCTGACCAAGGTGGGCCTCACGGTTCAGACCCTGGGCGATGGCCGGGATGACGTCCTGGCCCTGCGGAGAAGCCTCGATACGATCCGGACGGATGTGCAGACGGCCGTCGAGGTGGCGGAGAAATTCAAAACCGGCGGGGAGATCGCCGATTTCGAAAAGATCCATTCGCGCCTGAGGGCCCTGGAAGTTCTCAAAGAGCGACTGACGATGCCCCAGGGCGACCTCCTGGACGCGGTAGCGCTGGAGAAACGCCTGACGGAATTGAGCAACACCTACGTGACGAAAGAGGAGCTCTCCGAGGTCCTCGGAGGGAAACTGCCGGAGAACGTCATCCCCGACCTGTCCCGGATCAAGGAGGAGCTCTACGACTCCGTGGTGACCGCCGTCCGGGAGGAGCAGGCAAAACGGGAAGAGCGCCTCAAAGGGGAACTCCTGGCGGCGATCCCCGATGTCGACGCCGCCGTGGAACGGGGCATCAAGGAGAAGGCCGCAGCCCTGATGAAAGAGGAAATGGCGCGCCTGCAGAACCAGATCCCGGAACTCGTCGAAAAAGGGCTCTCCGGCAAATGGGAAGAGCTGGTAACCCGGAGGATCAAAGAGGTCCTCGCGGAAACGAAGACCGAGATCGGCCGTGAAGTGAGGGGGCAGGTCGTGGAGCAGCTGCGGATGGAATACCAGAAACCCGTCTTCGACGACAACTTCCTGGTCATCAAGGGCATCGGCGAGGCCTACAATGAAAAGCTGAACCAGGCCGGCATCTTCACCTACACCGACCTGTCCGCCAGAAGCCCCGAAACGGTCGGCCGGATTCTCGGCCTGACACCGACGCAGGTCACCAAACTGCAGATTGTGGAACAGGCGAAAGAACTGTCCGCAAAGACACGGTAAGCCTTTATGATTACGGATTTCGAACAGGAACTGGCCGCATACCTGAATACGCACCTGGACGCCCCCTTTGCGGGCCGCGTATCCGTTTCCGACGGCGACGCCAAGGGCGGCGGGGCTCAGCCCGCGATCCTCGTCGGCGTGACCCGGACGGCCTGGCAACCCGCTGAGATGGGGCCCAAACACGGCGAAATCGTCCCCGGCTCGACCGATCTGCGTCGCGTCCTGCGCCTGGTCTGCACGGCCGAGATCGGGGTTTACCCCTCCTCCTCGGGCAAACGCGGCCAGGAGATCTCCGGCATGGAACAGATCGCCTATCTTCTCGACGCCTCGGAAGTCCGGAACGGCAAGGCCTTCGAAAAACCGGGGGATCAGGGCTTTATCATCCACTCCCTCCAGGTGACGGAAGGATCGGCCCCCCTGATTTCCGGAGGAACAGAAAAAGCGGGACTGACCATGGAGGTTCGGGGCTGGTTCTGGCCGAAGGGAAAACCGGGACTGACCGGCATCGCCATCGCCCGCATCCGCGTTCGCGGCGTCGGGTTGACCCTTTCGATTGCCCCTTCTCCGGCGGTCCTCCGAGCGGGGGGCCCTCCCCAGGAATTTTC
This window contains:
- a CDS encoding phage baseplate assembly protein V, translating into MSAILYDSIARIARHEANARAIAGIGVVTQAYGADSSTKDYAVDVKMRDTGILLPRVPIAVNATGFAALPAVNDLVVVLFVNGDMNGGVVVGRLYSPDLEPPENADGQIVLRLPPGDSDPKINLELKWDPPSLSLKVDSDVAIECVKDKVEVKVGDLKATLTSAGGGRAEIAAGGSTLTLKKDGEISISSQGDLKLSGVNIEIAAQGSMKIKGAKVDIN
- a CDS encoding PAAR domain-containing protein, with translation MGMPAANAQSMAVAVDTHIVMVPSPGGPVPTPLPHAFNGTVNGGTIATVSIGGQPAAVKGSTATNSPSHLPTPPGTGFQKPPANSGEVFLGSATVFIGGKAAARSGDSVKTCNDPSDLPVGQIVAAGTVFIG
- a CDS encoding baseplate J/gp47 family protein, which codes for MSFLPRTYEEIVRDLLTTLTSGTVREQVKVLDTGGQRVTEKLSSRPVRRVSFVEEIRTDEQGKKTKIRYTAADYELIASDGSESNLDTIRFRKGKQQPDMASTLSVNYYPVSAESTPLTDLNVGSVVRTLMETFARELALSDLSLDYIYKSGYLETATGPSLDKVVALMGVQRLPAGYPTVKVRFSRNAASPGQITIPADTAIVDAKNNRYLTLEALVLEPYESSREVLAAGEKPGTGEVAAGELNRLETIIAGIAEVTNVKESSKSSAAESDEDLRRRAAGALHGVMRGTVNALQYGLLNIPGVKSVNVVEFPNDIAGEVRVEVSYSEDTPEVRKLVDDRIGELRPAGIRVISGEAAKKPLEVQIDLTLTGKGVSQSELGALKTSTETAIAKYLADLPPGGSARQARMSALLLADARIADAKVRLIVPGKEAQENLSLESNEVFEVKKPFTFAQVVAEEQAAAQAVSSKATFYLPLHLVAGVTEAQAQSALETALTAYLASRGPSAPVSVDTLAASIRDDSRYALVRDEATITIEKGDTFMQLADAQGQYVPAAGETMEKQAVNLDIREGGV